The stretch of DNA GATGACCCAGTCACGGCTGAGGTTTTGCACCGCGCCGAGTTCGCCGAAGGGAACGATGGTGACCGGGCCGCGGTGATGGCGCAAGCGGATCGATCGCAGCGAGAAACCTTCGACCGTCCCCTTATATTTCGCCGCCTGGATGTATTCGCCGATGCGAAAGGCATCGTCGAACAGATAAAAGACGCCGGAGATGATGTCCTTGACGAGTGTTTGGGCACCGAAGCCGACGGCTATGCCGACGACCCCGGCGCCCGCCAGCAGCGGTCCGATCTGAATGCCAACGGCATCCAGGATCATCAGGAAGCCGACAGCGCCGATCGCCAGAAACAGCACATTGCGAAGAATGGGAAGGAGGGTATTCAACCGCTGACGCCGGCGTGCGTCGGGTCCCTCCTGATGCCCCGCCTGCACGCTTCGCGACGCCACCGCCATCTGACTGTCGATCAACGTGCTTGCGAGCTTCCAGATAACGTCGGTCACCAGCAGCACGATAACGATGCGGATTCCTGCGCGGATCAAACGCGTGGTCACCGTTTCGGCTGCGGCGAGATCACTGAGATTGACATTCCACGCGCGGGCAATGAGCAGCGCGGCGACCACGATGAGGCCGTTCCGCAGCGTTTGCATGATGACAACAGACCATCCGACGATGGCCGGATCCTCGACCGCCTGCCCCTCCCCGGATTGAATAATGCGCCGAATGATATCACGAGCCACCGCAACGGTAAGAGGCAGAAGCGTAATGATGACCACCGTCCAGAATGCCCCGTGGAGCCCGGACACCCATAACAGCCACGATACTATGATGCTCGCGCTGAAGCCGACACAGACCAGCCGGCTCACCGGCGGCCCGTCGGAACGAAAGTGCCGCAGCCAGATCATAACGATCAGAGCGATTGAAACGACACCGAGCCATGCTGCGGTAAAGAGGTCGACCAAGATGGGTGAAGCCCCGATCGTCCCGATCACTTCAATAGCGGCCCAGCCAGCCGCCAGCACAGCGACGATTCCGAGGAGCCAGTAGTACCAGAACCAGGCAAGTGAGGTGACCAACGTCAGAAGCCGCATATGCGGCAGGCGGGCGCCTGGTGCGATGACAATACGGCCCACGAGCACGCCAAGGCGCACCATGAGCGCCGCTGATAGCAGGATGAGGGCGATATCGCGAAACACGGCAGGCCATGGAAAGAGGATAAACGCGCCGAGACTTCCGATCAGGTAACCGACCAACGCCAGAAGACCCATTGAAAGCCGGGCGGCGTGGAGCCTGATCCGCTGCCGGACTGTGTCGGCAGGCGCGTTCAGCACGAAATGGAGCAGCCCTCGCCCTGACCACCAGGCAAGGCGCTGCGCAACGAACCCGCCTGCGACGAAGAGTATGACCGCCAAGATCAGGCCGACCGGTTCGATACGATCATCCGTTTGGAAGACCCGGATCGCCGACTGGATCTGCCCGGGAAGGGTCGGAACGGCACCGACGAGTGTGAGCAACCTCTGGCGCAAATCCTGTAGTGACGTTGCAATCGACGTCGGTGCCGCCTCTTGCGAGACTGCTACCGGCTGCGCCGGTTCCTGATTGCCCGGAACGATCCGATTAA from Rhizobium leguminosarum bv. trifolii WSM1325 encodes:
- a CDS encoding MscS Mechanosensitive ion channel (PFAM: MscS Mechanosensitive ion channel~KEGG: ret:RHE_CH02151 putative mechanosensitive ion channel protein), with product MRINDDRHPRRGVCAFLTVVFSTLLLASANPASAAEPTNSSAPIRVIIELPNDDSGRALVNRIVPGNQEPAQPVAVSQEAAPTSIATSLQDLRQRLLTLVGAVPTLPGQIQSAIRVFQTDDRIEPVGLILAVILFVAGGFVAQRLAWWSGRGLLHFVLNAPADTVRQRIRLHAARLSMGLLALVGYLIGSLGAFILFPWPAVFRDIALILLSAALMVRLGVLVGRIVIAPGARLPHMRLLTLVTSLAWFWYYWLLGIVAVLAAGWAAIEVIGTIGASPILVDLFTAAWLGVVSIALIVMIWLRHFRSDGPPVSRLVCVGFSASIIVSWLLWVSGLHGAFWTVVIITLLPLTVAVARDIIRRIIQSGEGQAVEDPAIVGWSVVIMQTLRNGLIVVAALLIARAWNVNLSDLAAAETVTTRLIRAGIRIVIVLLVTDVIWKLASTLIDSQMAVASRSVQAGHQEGPDARRRQRLNTLLPILRNVLFLAIGAVGFLMILDAVGIQIGPLLAGAGVVGIAVGFGAQTLVKDIISGVFYLFDDAFRIGEYIQAAKYKGTVEGFSLRSIRLRHHRGPVTIVPFGELGAVQNLSRDWVIDIITLTLNYDSDLEEVRKTIKRIGVELLEDAELGPNIIEPLKMQGIEQMADYGVQIRLKFMTKPGEQFGVRRKALAMLKKTFAEKGIQFATPTVHVSGGPADAAATAAASELQRPSKVISTLEE